Proteins encoded together in one Candidatus Krumholzibacteriia bacterium window:
- a CDS encoding universal stress protein, which translates to MARFERILHPTDFSENGRAALPLLADVCAMSTVEGGPEVHVIHVLEPIISTTDFTWSGLSHNELEAKRLTAAREALDEFVGEFELRAREVIVDVIRGKSHEAIDQYAEKHEIDLIVMATHGHTGLSHLLLGSTAELVVRTARCPVLTVKGITEPAE; encoded by the coding sequence ATGGCACGATTCGAGCGGATCCTGCATCCGACCGACTTCTCGGAGAACGGACGGGCGGCGCTGCCGCTGCTCGCCGACGTGTGCGCCATGTCGACGGTCGAGGGTGGTCCCGAGGTCCACGTGATCCACGTGCTCGAGCCGATCATTTCGACGACCGACTTCACGTGGTCCGGGCTGAGTCACAACGAACTCGAGGCCAAACGCCTGACGGCGGCGCGCGAAGCGCTCGACGAGTTCGTGGGTGAGTTCGAACTCCGGGCACGTGAGGTGATCGTCGACGTGATCCGGGGGAAGAGTCACGAGGCGATCGATCAGTACGCCGAGAAGCACGAGATCGATCTCATCGTGATGGCCACCCACGGTCACACCGGCCTCAGCCACCTGCTGCTCGGCAGCACCGCCGAGCTCGTGGTCCGGACCGCCCGCTGCCCCGTGCTCACGGTCAAGGGAATCACCGAACCGGCCGAGTGA
- a CDS encoding CBS domain-containing protein: MDPAPVLVRDIMVTDVQVCGPDDTLRDALDIMLEQGLTTLPVVDPAQNCVGVIAAVDLLAPSDEMEEELRVLTGQSNDENGYLPETVQTRGLASQMVEDFMSSRVVAVAPDTELHKAAGIMLKNQIHHLVVIDAQDKLIGILSTMDILEVYANEGEVAEA, encoded by the coding sequence GTGGACCCGGCACCCGTTCTCGTTCGCGACATCATGGTCACCGACGTCCAGGTCTGCGGCCCCGACGACACGCTGCGCGACGCCCTGGACATCATGCTCGAGCAGGGCCTGACCACCCTTCCGGTCGTCGACCCCGCTCAGAACTGTGTGGGCGTCATCGCCGCGGTCGACCTCCTCGCCCCGAGCGACGAGATGGAGGAGGAGCTGCGCGTCCTCACCGGACAGAGCAACGACGAGAACGGCTATCTGCCCGAGACGGTGCAGACACGGGGGCTGGCCTCGCAGATGGTCGAGGACTTCATGTCGTCGCGGGTGGTGGCGGTCGCGCCGGACACCGAGCTGCACAAGGCGGCCGGGATCATGCTCAAGAACCAGATTCATCATCTGGTGGTGATCGACGCCCAGGACAAGCTGATCGGCATCCTGTCGACGATGGACATCCTCGAGGTGTACGCCAACGAGGGTGAGGTCGCCGAGGCCTAG
- the groES gene encoding co-chaperone GroES — protein MANKIRPLGDRVVVQAMTQEKSKSGIIIPDTAKEKPQQGKVVAVGPGRLSESGDRLEPEVKEGDVVLFGKYSGTEIEVDSDALLILRESDILAVL, from the coding sequence ATGGCGAACAAGATCCGTCCGCTGGGCGATCGCGTCGTCGTCCAGGCGATGACCCAGGAGAAGAGCAAGAGCGGCATCATCATCCCCGACACGGCCAAGGAAAAGCCGCAGCAGGGGAAGGTCGTCGCCGTCGGTCCGGGTCGCCTGAGCGAGTCCGGCGACCGTCTGGAGCCGGAAGTCAAGGAAGGCGACGTCGTGCTCTTCGGCAAGTACAGCGGCACCGAGATCGAGGTCGACTCGGACGCGCTGCTGATCCTGCGCGAATCCGACATCCTGGCGGTTCTGTAG